In Natrinema amylolyticum, the following are encoded in one genomic region:
- a CDS encoding sugar phosphate isomerase/epimerase family protein gives MTPSVGAAMDIRFGETVEEFMRYVTDLGLDHVEFKREYLAGHPETPGPERIRELSNRYGVSVTYHAPFRDWNVGSYNEVVRQDSVKRVKRTLDDAAEAGAGAVVVHGGSVPKRYPEWVRDRAKQNALRSLAECAEYAQLVGVPLCLENQPINEQKRRYTTTPADLASMRNTVDVPPQYLGVTLDVGHAKVNGYDWRAFVEEFGHRIRVCHLHDNDGTTDQHEPLPDYESVVEAIPADYFVFEMKSVDDLATSVGTDKTPPETELTAHE, from the coding sequence ATGACTCCGAGCGTCGGCGCAGCGATGGACATCCGCTTCGGAGAGACCGTCGAAGAGTTCATGCGCTACGTTACCGACCTCGGACTAGACCACGTGGAGTTCAAACGTGAGTACCTCGCGGGCCATCCGGAGACGCCCGGTCCCGAGCGGATTCGGGAACTGTCCAACCGTTACGGCGTCAGTGTCACTTACCACGCGCCCTTCCGAGACTGGAACGTCGGCAGTTATAATGAAGTGGTCCGGCAGGACTCCGTCAAGCGGGTCAAGCGGACGCTCGATGACGCTGCCGAGGCCGGGGCCGGGGCCGTCGTCGTCCACGGTGGGTCGGTCCCGAAGCGCTACCCCGAGTGGGTCCGCGACCGCGCGAAACAGAACGCGCTACGCTCGCTTGCGGAGTGTGCCGAGTACGCTCAACTGGTCGGTGTGCCGCTGTGTCTCGAAAACCAGCCGATCAATGAGCAGAAGCGGCGCTACACTACGACGCCGGCGGATCTCGCGTCGATGCGGAATACCGTCGACGTGCCACCCCAGTATCTCGGCGTCACGCTCGACGTGGGACACGCGAAGGTCAACGGCTACGACTGGCGCGCGTTCGTGGAGGAGTTTGGCCACCGGATCCGGGTCTGTCACCTCCACGACAACGACGGCACTACCGACCAGCACGAGCCGTTACCCGACTACGAGTCGGTTGTCGAGGCGATTCCGGCAGACTACTTCGTTTTCGAGATGAAGTCCGTCGACGATCTGGCGACAAGCGTCGGCACCGACAAAACGCCCCCCGAAACGGAGCTGACAGCCCATGAGTGA
- a CDS encoding carbon-phosphorus lyase complex subunit PhnI, which translates to MGYVAVTAGEELIERAEKLFEKQRIDDDSDDIGVDQIEGQLGRLTAQAMSEGGLYAPRLAALAVKQAQGDTVESAFLLRAYRSTLERFDETATVDPGEMIASRRVSPAFKDVPGGQILGATKDYTQRLLDFDLAAGDSEDPTTEWDLDDEGDPERLTNVTELLREEGLLHEPDEPEVDEPNDTTRESVTHPPERDEVLQELARGETGAVTALGYSALRGYGQVHPTLAEVRVGRLPVQIEHPYTGEEVTVTYTEVTESEAVVPVYEKREDPQFAFGYGLTFGRNERKAIGMTILDASIQLDSDDEPAENAEFVLDTVDGMDSFGFIEHLKLPHYVTFQSILDRIRSIRERKGLSEGGRVETDEQPADPAVAGTSDDD; encoded by the coding sequence ATGGGGTACGTCGCGGTTACTGCCGGGGAGGAACTCATCGAGCGCGCCGAGAAGTTGTTCGAGAAACAGCGCATCGACGACGATTCCGACGATATCGGCGTCGATCAGATCGAGGGGCAACTCGGTCGCCTCACTGCACAGGCAATGAGTGAGGGCGGCCTCTACGCTCCACGACTGGCCGCGCTGGCGGTCAAGCAGGCCCAGGGAGACACTGTCGAGTCCGCGTTCCTGCTGCGGGCGTACCGCTCGACGCTGGAACGGTTCGACGAGACGGCCACAGTCGATCCGGGCGAGATGATCGCCAGTAGGCGAGTTTCACCGGCGTTCAAGGATGTCCCAGGTGGCCAGATCCTCGGCGCGACCAAGGACTACACCCAGCGACTGCTGGATTTCGACCTCGCCGCCGGTGACTCCGAGGACCCCACCACCGAGTGGGATCTCGACGACGAGGGCGATCCCGAACGGCTGACCAACGTCACGGAACTGCTCCGGGAAGAAGGGCTGTTGCACGAACCCGACGAACCGGAGGTCGACGAACCCAATGACACGACCCGGGAGTCGGTCACACACCCGCCCGAGCGCGACGAGGTCCTCCAAGAACTAGCCCGTGGCGAGACCGGCGCGGTGACCGCTCTGGGCTACTCCGCACTGCGGGGGTACGGCCAGGTCCACCCGACGCTGGCGGAGGTCCGGGTCGGACGCCTGCCCGTCCAGATCGAACACCCGTACACCGGTGAGGAGGTGACCGTCACCTACACCGAGGTCACCGAGTCCGAGGCGGTCGTCCCCGTCTACGAGAAGCGCGAAGACCCACAGTTCGCGTTCGGGTACGGCCTGACCTTTGGCCGCAACGAACGCAAGGCCATCGGGATGACCATCCTGGACGCCTCAATCCAGCTCGATAGCGACGACGAACCCGCCGAGAACGCCGAGTTCGTCCTCGACACGGTCGACGGGATGGACTCCTTCGGCTTCATCGAACACCTCAAACTACCCCACTACGTCACGTTCCAGTCGATCTTGGACCGCATCCGCTCCATCCGAGAGCGCAAGGGGTTGAGTGAGGGCGGCCGCGTCGAAACCGACGAACAACCTGCGGACCCAGCAGTCGCGGGAACGAGTGACGATGACTGA
- a CDS encoding helix-turn-helix transcriptional regulator produces MDPDDLRPADEAILDELEGGRVTKGALVDWTGYSRNTVYNRLEVLEAAGYVKCVHEGTRLFELVDDPRKNSN; encoded by the coding sequence ATGGATCCTGACGATCTTAGGCCAGCTGATGAGGCAATCCTCGACGAATTAGAAGGCGGTCGAGTAACAAAAGGTGCCTTAGTGGACTGGACTGGCTACTCGAGAAATACCGTCTACAATCGTCTTGAAGTCCTTGAAGCCGCTGGCTATGTCAAATGTGTCCATGAGGGTACTCGGCTATTCGAGCTAGTTGATGATCCTCGAAAAAATAGTAATTAA
- a CDS encoding ATP-binding cassette domain-containing protein — protein MTLLEAYDLQKRYGPGCPRCVESTGDRAGTNQCPHCGSVVACAEADLSVEAGEVLGIVGESGSGKSSLAELLALERDDDATTAGEVNYAGHDGNLLEVDYETRHDLRTGEIALVHQHIRDGLNLEFTGGGNVAEKLLSAGQRSYEDVRARIRDLFDETEVPAARMDDPTSTYSGGMQRRVQIARALATDPALVVLDEPTTGLDVSVQARVLDMFRRVQREEGVAAIVVSHDLSVVRLLADRTLVMRHGRIVESGLTDRIMEDPHHEYTQTLINSVI, from the coding sequence ATGACGCTGCTGGAAGCTTACGACTTGCAGAAGCGTTACGGACCCGGCTGTCCTCGCTGTGTCGAGTCGACCGGTGACCGCGCGGGTACGAATCAGTGTCCCCACTGCGGAAGTGTTGTCGCCTGTGCCGAAGCCGACCTCAGCGTCGAGGCCGGGGAGGTGTTGGGCATCGTCGGCGAGTCCGGATCTGGCAAGTCCAGCCTCGCAGAACTGCTCGCGCTTGAGCGCGATGACGACGCTACAACTGCCGGCGAGGTCAACTACGCGGGCCACGACGGCAATCTGCTGGAGGTGGACTACGAAACGCGCCATGACCTCCGCACGGGCGAGATCGCGCTCGTCCACCAGCACATCCGCGACGGCCTGAACCTCGAGTTTACCGGCGGCGGCAACGTCGCGGAGAAACTGCTCTCGGCCGGCCAGCGCTCCTACGAGGATGTCCGCGCGCGCATTCGGGATCTCTTCGATGAGACGGAGGTCCCGGCCGCTCGGATGGACGACCCCACAAGCACCTACTCCGGGGGGATGCAGCGGCGCGTCCAGATCGCCCGCGCGCTGGCGACCGACCCAGCCCTGGTCGTGCTGGACGAACCGACCACGGGGCTCGACGTGAGCGTCCAGGCCCGCGTACTGGACATGTTCCGACGCGTCCAGCGGGAAGAAGGCGTCGCCGCCATCGTGGTCTCACACGACCTGAGCGTCGTCCGCCTACTCGCCGATCGGACGCTCGTAATGCGCCACGGCCGCATCGTCGAGTCCGGTCTCACCGATCGCATCATGGAAGACCCGCACCACGAGTACACCCAGACCCTCATCAATTCAGTCATATGA
- a CDS encoding PIN domain-containing protein, with product MGVDSTNEAVIDANVVISALIADSKTRELIVTLEPDLLTPAFVHEVENYEDLIVEKSGMEPDRVAQFIDLLFQYIEIVPASDFHLVIETAEAAIGDTDPNDVLYLACAIASDAVIWSDDSDFDKQDLVVTYSTSDVINSFDTL from the coding sequence ATCGGAGTAGACTCGACGAATGAAGCTGTCATTGACGCCAACGTCGTCATCTCAGCACTTATTGCGGATTCAAAGACGCGGGAACTCATCGTGACACTCGAACCAGATCTTTTGACGCCCGCGTTTGTCCACGAAGTCGAGAACTACGAAGACCTGATCGTGGAGAAATCCGGAATGGAACCGGACCGAGTAGCACAGTTCATCGACCTCCTGTTTCAGTACATTGAGATCGTTCCTGCTAGCGACTTCCATCTGGTTATCGAGACAGCGGAAGCAGCAATCGGAGACACCGATCCTAACGATGTGCTGTACCTCGCGTGTGCGATCGCCAGCGATGCTGTCATCTGGAGTGACGATTCTGACTTCGACAAACAGGACCTGGTCGTTACGTACTCGACGAGTGACGTGATCAACTCGTTTGACACGCTCTAG
- a CDS encoding phosphonate C-P lyase system protein PhnL, producing the protein MTVLSVDGLSKTFDMHVLGDTQVVGLDDVSFDVRESEFLAVVGESGSGKSSLLKCLYRTYDPSSGEVVYHGPDGDIDLASCPDRTVIDLRGDSIGYTSQFLDEIPRVPAVDVVARPLVEQGVDPEDARSTARDLLSALSVPEELWQAYPATFSGGERQRVNLAQALAPKPDLLLLDEPTSALDPDTRQAAIDLLSTYLGSETTVIGVFHNTDVVDAVADRVVVLDDGRLQRVVPTEAYDEEVVIG; encoded by the coding sequence ATGACAGTCCTGTCAGTCGATGGTCTCTCCAAAACCTTCGACATGCACGTGCTCGGCGACACCCAAGTCGTCGGCCTCGACGATGTTTCGTTCGACGTCCGCGAGAGCGAGTTCCTCGCTGTCGTCGGAGAGTCCGGCAGCGGCAAGTCCTCGCTGTTGAAGTGTCTGTACCGCACCTACGATCCCAGTTCGGGCGAGGTCGTCTACCACGGTCCCGACGGCGACATCGATCTGGCCTCGTGTCCTGACCGGACGGTCATCGACCTCCGGGGGGACAGCATCGGCTACACCTCGCAGTTCCTCGACGAGATTCCCCGGGTCCCCGCGGTCGACGTGGTCGCTCGGCCGCTGGTCGAACAGGGGGTCGACCCCGAGGACGCACGGTCGACTGCTCGTGACCTGCTGTCGGCGCTGTCGGTGCCCGAGGAGTTGTGGCAGGCATACCCGGCGACCTTCTCCGGCGGCGAGCGCCAGCGAGTGAACCTCGCACAGGCGCTCGCGCCGAAACCGGATCTACTCTTGCTGGACGAACCGACCAGCGCGCTCGACCCCGACACCCGCCAGGCCGCGATCGACCTCCTTTCGACGTATCTCGGTTCGGAGACGACGGTCATCGGCGTCTTCCACAACACGGACGTGGTCGATGCCGTCGCGGATCGAGTGGTCGTCTTGGACGACGGTCGCCTCCAGCGCGTCGTCCCCACCGAGGCGTACGACGAGGAGGTGGTGATCGGATGA
- the phnH gene encoding phosphonate C-P lyase system protein PhnH, with the protein MRALGIDPVHDTRQTFDGLLEAMSRPGTVHAVPAPADHAVVATLVDHEVTLATDDETVRAALTDQGRLKRAPCGKADIVHAREHIDWEVRDCKRGSLTEPSDGATVVYRVETLDDDAGDGTTLSLSGPGVDGTATLSVALPEAELSALVAVQSDYPRGVDAIFATEDRVAALPRSVTTEVV; encoded by the coding sequence GTGAGGGCCCTCGGCATCGATCCCGTTCACGACACCCGCCAGACGTTCGACGGGCTACTGGAGGCGATGAGTCGGCCCGGAACCGTCCACGCCGTCCCGGCGCCCGCGGACCACGCCGTCGTGGCGACCCTCGTCGACCACGAGGTGACGCTGGCGACCGACGACGAGACCGTGCGGGCCGCCCTGACCGATCAGGGCCGGCTCAAACGCGCTCCGTGCGGGAAGGCGGATATCGTCCACGCCCGCGAACACATCGATTGGGAGGTGCGGGACTGCAAGCGCGGCTCGCTGACCGAGCCCAGCGACGGGGCGACCGTCGTCTACCGCGTCGAAACCCTCGACGACGACGCGGGCGACGGAACCACGCTGAGCCTTTCGGGCCCCGGTGTCGACGGGACGGCAACACTGTCGGTGGCCCTGCCCGAGGCGGAACTGTCCGCGCTCGTGGCGGTCCAGTCCGACTACCCGCGCGGCGTCGACGCCATCTTTGCCACCGAGGATCGCGTGGCCGCACTCCCGCGGTCGGTAACGACGGAGGTGGTCTGA
- a CDS encoding HAD family hydrolase has product MSDRWAGDYDAVVFDNDGVLVAPTEREVLVDAVMDSFRAFGVEIDRAFARRTVAEDTVPIEAAREHGLDPEAFWHHRELTASLAQQTHVRDGGKQVYDDVAALGQLDLPLGIVSNNQHATVEFLLAHYDLDGFRTAYGRQPTLADAARRKPESDYLERALADLDANEALYVGDSEKDIVAARRAGIDSVFLRRDHVADVVLSVEPTAEVPDLQTLVEALTEQR; this is encoded by the coding sequence ATGAGTGATCGATGGGCGGGCGACTATGATGCCGTCGTCTTCGACAACGACGGCGTGCTGGTCGCGCCAACTGAGCGCGAGGTACTTGTCGATGCCGTCATGGATTCGTTTCGAGCCTTCGGCGTCGAAATCGACCGTGCGTTCGCACGACGGACGGTCGCCGAGGATACCGTTCCGATCGAGGCAGCCCGCGAACACGGACTCGATCCGGAAGCGTTCTGGCATCACCGCGAGTTGACCGCCAGCCTCGCCCAGCAGACCCACGTCCGGGATGGCGGCAAGCAAGTCTACGACGATGTCGCGGCGCTCGGACAGCTAGACCTACCCCTCGGGATAGTGAGCAACAACCAGCACGCAACGGTCGAGTTCCTGCTCGCACACTACGATCTGGACGGGTTCAGGACGGCCTACGGTCGACAGCCGACGCTCGCAGATGCGGCCCGACGCAAGCCCGAGTCGGACTATCTCGAGCGGGCGCTGGCGGACCTGGATGCGAACGAGGCGCTGTACGTCGGTGACTCCGAGAAGGACATCGTCGCGGCCCGGCGCGCCGGTATCGACTCGGTCTTTCTCCGCCGGGACCACGTCGCGGACGTGGTCCTCTCAGTCGAACCAACCGCTGAGGTGCCAGACCTCCAGACGCTAGTCGAAGCACTGACCGAACAGCGCTGA
- a CDS encoding VirB4 family type IV secretion system protein has product MTGHLSIVNAVMVPDPGTQSGLALYLGITAALTLLAKIAWDRWHAAEVEEIELGELLNEERLENGLDEGALLDDVAEQHRHAIAPAAIEWDTRTARVGNQWTSTLYIADYPDYPKDGYFNELFELTDVEFDLTVHITPKDQQQARDELQRVADDLRADADLEQSVRGAYLQERAVEAVSTYKSVENGSRVFDQGTFITVRAATRDQLRDAVRTVKSRLREEPAGLSPKTAICKQDLAIQATAPIGPNPLGREATALGGAVGALLASPHNATILEDGGVEFGDHWRNQSPVVIDPFARENGYAMFTIGDPGSGKSFGAKQNFIRSIEHSEDCIGIILEPLNNWAGVAEALGGERITIGGNMGLNPLEIKPTPERVQRAMGEDASPYREKLDSVMSFLSNYFALRGIRLGDRRTTLETAIESAYDHKGITDDIATHHNESPTMRDALDILEGMVDDPDEHVVRTHEEATKIREDATWLIDQLRSFDEGGRYENLGRETEFDIRDEKVIYLDLAQQEGSLGGSTSLIMQLLISAVYERAKETDKEVVFVIDEARYIMQDAASLEYLEIVFRHHRHHDLSIRLVTQTVDEFFQHPESEAIIDQCAIKQFHHLDGMDREWADEFGLNSAQMRFIQDAVPGNDLAGYSEALVGVDGEWRGIEVRALDNEKEVIDFDPKSQSQSQLPGHSSDTADDVSDRTKGSGQSPRGYSD; this is encoded by the coding sequence ATGACCGGCCATCTCTCGATCGTGAACGCAGTCATGGTCCCCGATCCCGGAACGCAGAGCGGTCTCGCTCTCTATCTGGGCATCACCGCTGCGCTCACGCTCCTTGCGAAGATCGCATGGGATCGCTGGCATGCAGCGGAGGTCGAAGAGATCGAACTCGGTGAACTGCTCAATGAAGAGCGTCTCGAAAATGGGCTCGACGAAGGTGCCCTTCTCGATGACGTTGCAGAACAGCACAGGCACGCGATTGCACCGGCAGCGATCGAGTGGGATACCCGTACCGCGCGTGTCGGCAACCAATGGACGTCCACGCTGTATATCGCCGACTATCCCGATTACCCGAAAGACGGGTACTTCAACGAACTGTTCGAGCTCACCGACGTCGAGTTCGACCTGACGGTTCACATCACGCCGAAGGATCAGCAACAGGCGCGTGACGAACTCCAGCGGGTCGCAGACGATCTCCGAGCCGATGCAGACCTCGAGCAGAGCGTACGCGGTGCGTACCTTCAGGAGCGAGCAGTCGAGGCGGTCTCGACCTACAAGAGCGTCGAGAACGGCAGTCGCGTGTTCGACCAGGGAACGTTCATCACGGTCCGTGCGGCGACTCGTGACCAGCTTCGGGATGCCGTCCGCACCGTCAAGAGTCGCCTCCGCGAGGAACCGGCAGGGCTCTCACCTAAGACGGCCATCTGCAAGCAAGATCTCGCGATTCAGGCGACGGCACCGATCGGTCCCAATCCCCTCGGCCGGGAGGCGACTGCACTCGGCGGGGCCGTCGGTGCGCTGTTAGCGTCACCACACAATGCGACGATCCTCGAGGACGGTGGCGTCGAATTCGGCGATCACTGGCGGAATCAGAGCCCCGTCGTGATCGACCCGTTCGCTCGAGAAAACGGGTATGCGATGTTCACGATCGGTGATCCCGGTTCGGGTAAATCGTTCGGCGCGAAGCAGAACTTCATCCGCTCGATCGAACACAGCGAGGATTGCATCGGGATCATCCTAGAGCCGCTGAACAACTGGGCAGGCGTCGCCGAAGCCCTCGGCGGTGAGCGCATTACGATCGGTGGGAACATGGGTCTGAACCCACTCGAAATCAAGCCGACACCCGAACGAGTACAGCGAGCGATGGGGGAAGACGCCAGCCCCTACCGAGAAAAGCTCGATAGCGTGATGAGTTTCCTCTCGAACTACTTCGCACTCCGCGGGATTCGACTCGGCGATCGGCGAACGACGCTCGAGACGGCGATCGAGAGCGCCTACGACCACAAGGGAATCACCGACGATATCGCGACGCACCACAACGAGAGTCCGACGATGCGTGACGCTCTCGATATTCTCGAGGGGATGGTCGACGACCCTGACGAACACGTCGTCCGCACTCACGAGGAGGCGACCAAGATCCGTGAGGACGCGACGTGGCTCATCGACCAGTTACGTTCCTTTGACGAGGGCGGCCGGTATGAGAATCTCGGACGGGAAACGGAGTTCGATATCCGTGACGAGAAGGTGATCTATCTCGATCTCGCCCAACAAGAGGGGAGTCTCGGCGGCAGTACGAGTCTCATCATGCAACTGCTGATCTCGGCGGTCTACGAGCGAGCGAAAGAGACGGACAAGGAGGTCGTCTTCGTTATTGACGAAGCCCGCTACATCATGCAAGACGCAGCGAGTCTCGAGTATCTCGAGATCGTCTTTCGGCATCACCGTCATCACGATCTCTCGATCCGTCTCGTCACCCAGACCGTCGACGAGTTCTTTCAGCATCCCGAGTCAGAGGCGATCATCGACCAGTGTGCAATCAAGCAGTTCCACCACCTCGACGGAATGGACCGCGAGTGGGCCGACGAATTTGGCCTCAATTCCGCACAGATGCGGTTCATCCAGGACGCCGTCCCCGGAAACGATCTGGCGGGCTACTCAGAGGCCCTCGTCGGCGTCGACGGCGAGTGGCGCGGTATCGAAGTTCGGGCGCTGGATAACGAAAAAGAAGTCATCGACTTCGATCCGAAATCACAGTCTCAGTCCCAGTTGCCAGGCCACTCTAGCGATACCGCCGACGATGTTTCTGACCGCACCAAGGGTAGCGGTCAGAGTCCTCGAGGATACTCTGACTGA
- a CDS encoding alpha-D-ribose 1-methylphosphonate 5-triphosphate diphosphatase: MSSTAQTTDESVAVVGGRVVTPEAVLKGGVRTEGDRIVEVGVVDDDADTVIEADGRLIMPGLVDLHGDDIERHLHPRSGARMALPMALASADRANISAGITTKFHAISFERDEAEDRSPELAATLTAAIANDDDLLADHRLHARCEVTQKQCVDAVLEVVEDGHADLVSVMSHIPGKGQFRDIKAFKRYYENASDRSAEEAEEMIEERSDISMATLRERIDRVVGAAHDAGAVTASHDDEDPTEVERLADSEVDITEYPITLETAERAAEVGMTTAMGAPNLVRGESQWGNLSTADAIDAGVVDTLVADYHPPSLLAAAFVDTGEPLPERVNRVSANPADAVGFDDRGRIEVEARADLLLVDRDPTPTVASALVAGQPVYRADRGVR, translated from the coding sequence ATGAGTTCAACCGCCCAAACCACCGATGAAAGTGTCGCCGTCGTTGGCGGACGCGTCGTTACGCCCGAGGCCGTGCTCAAGGGCGGCGTTCGTACCGAGGGCGACCGCATCGTCGAAGTCGGGGTCGTCGACGACGACGCCGATACTGTAATCGAAGCCGACGGCCGCCTTATTATGCCCGGCCTGGTCGACCTCCACGGCGACGACATCGAGAGGCACCTCCACCCGCGTTCGGGCGCTCGAATGGCGCTACCGATGGCGCTTGCCTCGGCCGATCGTGCAAACATCTCGGCGGGTATCACGACGAAGTTCCACGCCATTTCCTTCGAGCGCGACGAGGCGGAGGACCGCTCGCCCGAACTCGCAGCGACGTTGACGGCGGCCATCGCCAACGACGACGATCTGCTTGCGGACCACCGCCTGCACGCCCGCTGTGAAGTCACCCAGAAGCAATGCGTCGACGCGGTGCTGGAAGTCGTCGAGGACGGTCACGCCGACCTCGTCTCGGTGATGAGCCACATCCCAGGCAAGGGCCAGTTCCGGGACATCAAAGCGTTCAAACGGTACTACGAGAACGCCAGCGACCGCTCGGCCGAGGAGGCGGAAGAGATGATCGAGGAACGCAGCGACATCTCGATGGCGACGCTGCGCGAGCGCATCGACCGGGTCGTCGGGGCCGCTCACGACGCCGGTGCAGTGACGGCCTCCCACGACGATGAGGACCCGACGGAGGTCGAGCGGCTGGCTGACTCGGAGGTAGATATCACGGAGTATCCCATCACGCTGGAGACGGCCGAGCGCGCCGCCGAAGTCGGCATGACCACGGCGATGGGTGCGCCCAATCTCGTCCGCGGGGAGAGCCAGTGGGGCAACCTCTCGACGGCCGACGCCATCGACGCCGGCGTCGTCGACACCCTCGTGGCCGACTACCACCCGCCGTCGCTGCTCGCGGCCGCGTTCGTCGACACCGGTGAACCCCTGCCCGAGCGGGTCAACCGCGTCAGCGCCAATCCCGCCGACGCGGTCGGTTTCGACGACCGCGGTCGGATCGAAGTCGAGGCGCGAGCCGACTTGCTACTCGTTGACCGTGATCCCACACCGACGGTCGCCAGCGCTCTCGTCGCAGGCCAGCCGGTGTACCGCGCCGATCGGGGGGTGCGATGA
- a CDS encoding SWIM zinc finger family protein yields MSTNPLSKLEFTRRTAKRAQYEAFEYTLTPTGVRVRNGSHAKPKEHEYVVTVTNGLPIACECPADDHYEGACKHRVAVAICRPILEAVTQQQLTTDGGRPIESHERTAHSDLQANAENVAAKEECDCPETGEPFPCWNCVRTGRRTLEECR; encoded by the coding sequence ATGTCGACGAATCCACTCTCCAAACTCGAGTTTACGCGACGGACGGCGAAACGAGCCCAGTACGAAGCGTTCGAATACACGCTCACACCGACGGGCGTTCGCGTCAGAAACGGCAGTCACGCAAAGCCAAAAGAACACGAGTACGTTGTTACTGTCACGAACGGACTCCCGATCGCCTGTGAGTGCCCCGCAGATGACCATTACGAGGGGGCATGCAAACACCGAGTAGCGGTCGCGATCTGCAGGCCAATTCTTGAGGCAGTTACTCAGCAGCAACTCACCACCGACGGTGGAAGGCCGATCGAATCCCACGAGAGAACTGCTCACTCCGACCTGCAAGCGAACGCCGAAAACGTGGCGGCGAAAGAAGAGTGCGACTGTCCCGAGACCGGAGAGCCGTTTCCCTGCTGGAACTGTGTCCGCACTGGTCGCCGAACGCTCGAGGAATGCAGATGA
- a CDS encoding alpha-D-ribose 1-methylphosphonate 5-phosphate C-P-lyase PhnJ, with protein MTEHTTTNDVSPGGGTPVATDSVDAALESLDSDGLEGYNYAYLDEHTKREVRRSILKAVAIPGHQVPYASRPMPLARGWGTGGIQTSLSILGPEDTFKVIDQGADESVNAANIRRLAENTADVATTTDTTEADLIQSRHRIPEEVLTDEQRLVLQVPITDALRKVDPSDAANRRRHAHKNYGKMWVHLYENIVEYGEIKISSRYPTMVAGRYLMDPSPIPRWDVPKLDHADHLTILAAGREARIYAVPPHTEVEPLAFDDRQFTVERFPEQACHTCGSTDTYLVEVSEETTEDGDNAFETRYACNDSSFCEKRRKNPDLPKDHHLEEEVDWGPGTPDTAADGAGTATEQGGARE; from the coding sequence ATGACTGAACATACCACCACCAACGACGTATCGCCTGGCGGGGGCACGCCCGTCGCGACCGACTCCGTCGACGCCGCTCTCGAGTCCCTAGACAGTGACGGCCTGGAGGGATACAATTACGCGTACCTCGACGAGCATACCAAACGCGAAGTCCGACGCTCGATACTGAAAGCCGTCGCCATCCCTGGCCATCAGGTGCCCTATGCCTCCCGGCCAATGCCGCTGGCCCGTGGGTGGGGCACCGGCGGTATTCAGACCTCACTGTCGATCCTCGGTCCCGAGGACACCTTCAAAGTGATTGACCAGGGCGCGGACGAGAGCGTCAACGCCGCCAACATCCGGCGGCTGGCGGAGAACACCGCCGACGTAGCGACGACGACTGACACCACTGAGGCGGACCTGATCCAGAGTCGCCACCGCATCCCCGAAGAGGTGCTCACCGATGAACAGCGCCTGGTGTTGCAGGTTCCGATCACCGACGCGCTGCGGAAGGTCGATCCCTCGGACGCGGCTAACCGTCGGCGACACGCTCACAAGAACTATGGGAAAATGTGGGTCCACCTTTACGAAAATATCGTCGAGTACGGCGAGATTAAGATCTCCTCTCGGTATCCGACGATGGTCGCCGGGCGCTATCTGATGGACCCCTCGCCGATCCCGCGATGGGACGTGCCGAAACTCGATCACGCGGACCATCTCACGATACTGGCTGCGGGCCGGGAGGCGCGTATCTACGCCGTCCCGCCGCACACTGAGGTCGAACCACTGGCCTTCGACGACCGGCAGTTCACCGTCGAGCGCTTCCCCGAGCAGGCCTGTCACACCTGCGGGTCGACCGACACCTACCTCGTCGAGGTCTCAGAGGAGACCACCGAGGACGGAGACAACGCCTTCGAGACCCGCTACGCCTGCAACGACTCGAGTTTCTGTGAGAAACGCCGCAAGAACCCCGATCTCCCGAAGGACCATCACCTCGAGGAGGAGGTCGATTGGGGACCGGGGACGCCCGACACGGCTGCGGATGGCGCCGGAACTGCGACCGAACAGGGAGGTGCCAGAGAATGA